In Prosthecobacter dejongeii, the DNA window GTCGTGGTGTTTTGGGTCGAACGAATAAATTTTGTCGTATCTACTCGCCCCATGGTTTGAAGGAGGGTGGCATTGCTTAGATTTACCGCTACACGGACATGGACGGAGCCATGCACCGCATAGGTCAGCCCCTCGCCGTCCACTGGCTGTCCCGCACTTTGTCTCAGCGCGGCTTCCAACGCGGCCCGGTCATCCGTCACCCCGTCGCCCTTAACCCCCATGGAGCGCAGCGTGAGGGCGGCAGACAAAAATGAGGCAGTTCCCCAAAAGAGAGAAACTATGAGAAAGAGCAGTTTCATGCGGAGTGGGTATATCGTAATGATAGTCCGAACCAGTAGCGACTTTTGATCGAACCATCTTGCTATTTAGCAGAATAATACAGGTTCGTGTCAGAATCGGCTCAAAAGCCGCGTACAGGTGATGGCGCTTTCGAACGCCCTTACTCAATCCACTTTTATCTTCTCGCTTATCCCCCGCATCCCCTCCCGAGTGGACAAAAAGCCCCACTCATGCTAAACCAACTCTTCCATGTTAGCCCACCGCCCCTTAACCTCTGCCTTTCTCGCCCTCGCCGCGATGCCCGGACTCACCGCGGCAGCCGCCACGAAGGTGGATTTTAACACTCAGGTCAAACCCATCCTCGAAGCTGCCTGCACCCACTGCCACGGTGTGGACAAAGACAAAGGTGATTTCCGTCTCCACACGAAGGAAGACATGATCAAAGGGAATGAAAACGGCCCAGGTTTGACGGCAGGTGACCTGAAAAAAAGCGCCATTTACACCACCCTCATCCTACCCGCCGAAGATGAAATGGTGATGCCTCCATCCAAAGAAGGCCTGCTGGCCGCTAATCAGATCGAAGTCATCAAAAATTGGATCGAGCAGGGAGCCGAGTGGCCCGCCGGCGTGACCCTGGAGGTGAAGCCTCGCATTGACTTTGTGAAGCACATCCAGCCCATCTTGGAACAGAACTGCGTGAGCTGCCACAACCCTGAAAAGGACAAGGGTGACTACATCCTCAGCACCAAGAAAGAAGCATTTGAGAGTGGCGAAAACGCCCCGAACATCGTTGCCTTCGACCTGGCCAAAAGCGCCCTCTATCATCTCACCACCCTGGGTGCCGATGAAGATGACCTCATGCCTCCTGCTAAAAGTGGCGGCCCGCTGAAGAAGGAAGAGATCGCCATGCTGAAAGGCTGGATCGAGCAAGGGGCTGTGTGGCCCGAGGGCGTAACCCTCAAGGCCAAGGAAAAAGGCGCTGCGCCAACCAACAATCCAGACACCATGGAGTTGGTGAAAAAGATTCACGCGAAGATCGTCGCCACGGCTCAAGAAAAAGCTGAGGCCGACATGAAATCCTACGATGCTAAGGTGCCAAAAACGGGCGCTCCCTACTCCATGGTCGCCATCAAAAGCGGTGAGTTCCTGATGGGGAGCCCCGCTGGTGAAGCCAACCGGGCGGACGACGAAGGCCCGCAGGTGAAGGTGCAGATCAAGCCTTTCTGGATCGGCAAATACGAAGTGACCTGGGATGAGTATGAGCCCTTCCAGCTCACCGCCGAAGGTCGCAATAAGGACGGTAGCCGCAAAGTCTGGTCCCCCAATGACAAGCCAGAAGACCTCATCTCCCAGCCCACCCCACCCTACCAGCCGATGGATTTTGGCATGGGCCGCAATGGCTTCCCCGCCATCTGCATGACTCAGCACGCCGCCAATAAGTACTGCCAGTGGCTCAGCGCTCAGACGGGGCATTTCTACCGCCTGCCTACCGAAGCTGAGTGGGAGTATGCAGCCCGCGCCGGCACCACGACGGCCTACTTCTTCGGTGACGATCCCAAAGACCTCGGCGAGTACGCCTGGTATTTCGATAACGCGCCTAACTTCCAATACAGCACCGTCGGCAAGAAGAAGCCGAATCCCTGGGGGCTCTACGACATCTACGGCAACGTCTGTGAGTGGACGCTGGACCAATACAACGAAGGCACCTACAAAAGCCTGAGCAACGGAGCTGTGGGCAACAAATGGGTGCCCTCCAAGACCCCCTACCCGCACACAGCGCGTGGCGGCACCTACGACGACGATGCCGAATTCCTTCGCAGTGCCTCCCGCCGTGCTTCCGAGCCCGCCTGGAAGCAGCAGGACCCGCAATTGCCCAAGAGCATCTGGTATCTCACCGATGCCACTTGGCTGGGCTTCCGCATCGTCCGCCCGTTGGAAATCCCAACGGTGGAAGAAATGTACTCCGCGTGGAACAATGGCGTGGCTCGCGAATAATCTTCACTGAAAGCCTCTCCCTAAAAATCCAAAAGCCCATGCGAAAGCATGGGCTTTTTTCATAACTGTTTGGAAGGTCGTTCCTGGTCGGAAAGGTCGCGTGAAGAAGGCCTCTTCACTCACAGGTAATGATCATCTTATCCACAAGGAGTCCTCAGCAAAAAGATCTCACGGCCCAATCAGAATGATAGGGCCCTCGTTCTTCGCGACGCCGCCTTCACGCTCCACACTCAACGCAAATTTGGCAGCACTGCTGACTTCTTCCACAGGCTTGAACTCCACCTTAGCAAAGCCCTGTCCGTCCAACTGAACCACCCCTGCATTTACAGGAGTCGGATTCTTGGGGTCCACGACCCAGAGTTGATAATCCTTGCCCGATTCCACCGGAGGCATTTTCTCCAGCTTGAGCAGGCCTTGATGCTTCTCACTGTCCCACACCACTACAGCCACGCCTTCCTTGTAGGCAGCGACCGTGCTTTGCAAGCTAGCGATCTGCACCTGGGCAAATGCATCTTTCTTCCGCAGATCTGAAATCTCTTTTGTCAGGCTGACCAGTTGCTGCTGGGTAATCTGGCTGCTCTCACGCATGCCTTCAAGCTGAGTCGCCAGTTGCACCATCTGCTCCACAGATTTTGCATTTTTCTCATCCAGAGCATCGCGTTCATCACGCACACGGATGAGCTGCTGGCGAGCTTCTGCCTCCACCTCTGTCATGGCTGCCACTTGTTGGGCCAACTGGGTTCGTTCATTCCATAACCAAAAGCATCCCGCCGCCAAAGTGGCCGCTATGCCCCAGGCCAAAGGCTGCATGCGAGAGGAAGATACAGGACGTGATTTAACCAACTTCTGAACGCGTGCGCGCTCCTTAACTTGGGCCATGATTGAGGCTTTAAGAGCAGCAGGTGGACGGATGGCAGGTGCTAGAGCGGCCAGTTCTGCCACCGTCAGTTCCAGCTCCGACGCCAGATCATCCAGTTCGGAATCACGGGTGCGCGAAATCTCCAGCGCGCTTTGCTCAGATTCATCGAGAGCATGCAGTGCATTCAGAGCAGCGAGTTCTTCTTGTTGCTCGTCCATCACGCCAACCCTCCTTTCATCAGATCGCGAAGCTTTAGCAAGCCGCGTCGAATGTGTGTTTTAACGGTGCCCAAGGGTAATTGTAGATCTTCGGCTATCGCCTGATGGGTGAGCCCTTTTAAAAATGCGAACTCGATCAACTGCCGTTGTTCGCCAGGCAAGGCCAGCAAGGCGGCATGCACTTGCTTTTGGCGTTCTTTCATCTGCATGGTGTCATCTCCACGGGTCCCTGGGGCATCCAGGGTCGCCTGCTCTATAGCTGCGGTTTCATTCAAACGCAGGCGACGTCCCAGCGCCCGCATCCGATCAATCGCCTTGTGGCGGAAAATCATCACCGTCCAGGTAAAGGCACGGCTGCGGCTCACATCATAGTCACGGGCATGGTCCCAGAGGTAAAGGAACCCCTCTTGCAGCACATCCTCAGCCTCGCGCTCATCGCCTAGCATCTGGCGCATGAGGCCTAACAATCGAGGTGAATACCGATCATACAACGTCTCAAAGGCACGCATGTCGCCAGCACCAGCCCGCTGGAGTAAAGTTTCATCGCTGATTTCAGAAGATGGCATGAGACAGACTGGAACAGCTTTAGAACGTCTAGTAATCGTGACAGGGAAAACCCAATTCGCTTTCCGCGAGGTCGTTGGGGTCATCCATGTCAAAGATTGTGTGTTCACACAAGCATTTGCGTCAGGAAAACGAAGTTGGATTCGGGAAAGGTAAAAAAGTTACTTTTTAAAAGCTTATTTACTCAAGGCTGTTTTCAAAGCCGCTTCAATCTCTCCTCCCTCAGGTTCCGCGTCAGACCCATAACGATCAATGAGTTGCCCATCCTTACCAACCAAAAATTTTTCAAAGTTCCACTGCACAGGCGAGCTTGAGGTCAAAGCAGCGAAAAGTGGATGTTTGTTTCCCTCAGTGATAGAGACCTTCGCAAACATGGGGAAGCTGACCTTGTAGCGGCTGGTGCAGAAGTTCTTGATGTCTGCCTCAGAGCCGGGTTCCTGACCGCCAAAGTCATTGCAGGGAAAGCCGAGCACAGAGAATCCATCCTTCGCGTACTTCTCATGCAGAGCCTGCAGACCCGCATACTGACTGGTGTAGCCGCACTCAGAGGCAACGTTCACGATCAGTAGAACCTTCCCCGCGTATTCTTTCAAAGAGGCCTCTTTGCCATCAATCGTTTTCAGCGGAATGGACTGGAGATCAGCAGCAGAGACAGCAAGAGAGATCATGGAGAGGAACGTCAGGAGAGTTTTCATGGGGAGACAAAAGCCACGGCTTCCGTTCAAGAACGCTTCTGGGGCTCATCCTGCGACAGGATTTTTGCCTCCTTGCACATTCGGCTCCAGATTCCCCTAACCATCGCTATGGCATGCAAGCCGCTGATAACTGCGCCAGTTTCCTGCGTTCCCCTTAAAATGTCCCCCCGTTTTTACGTTTTGTTCAGCGCAGTTCTTTTTCTGCACTCACTCCACGCAGCCCCTGCGCCCCCGCCTGCTCCTGTCGCGAAGTTTTTGGATCAGCATTGTGTGGAGTGCCATGATGACGACGTGCAAAAGGGAGGACTGAATCTCCAAGCGGTAAATTTTGACCTGAAGAATCAAGAAACCCTACGCCGCTGGGTGCGTGTGTTTGACCGAGTGCATGAAGGAGAAATGCCACCCAAGAAAAGCGAGAAACCTGATACTTCGGCGGTCAAAACCTTCCTCACCACGCTACAAGGCGATCTGTCGCGTGCGGATCAAGAAGAGACCGTCACTCTTGGCCGAGTGCGCAGCCGCAGACTTACCCGAGTTGAGTATGAACACACGATTCATGATCTTTTAGGGATTGATATCCCGCTCAAAGATCTGCTGCCAGAGGACCCTGAATCGCACGGCTTTGCCACCGTGGCAGACGGCCAGCAGCTTTCCCACCACCAACTTGCACGTTATCTGGATGTGGCGGACTTGGCCCTGGGCGAAGCTTGTGAGCGGGTGCTCAAAGGCGATTCCAAATTCAATAAATCCTTCACGCCCGATCAACTTGCGGAAGTTACCCGAGGCAACTATCGCGGCCCAGAATCTCGCGGTGGCCGGAGCCTCTCTTGGCCCATCACGCTGCAATTTTTTGGCAAGATGACCGCCACCACTGTGCCAGAGGATGGCTGGTACCGCATCACCGTGCATGGAGTGGAGTCCATCAATCCAGGGCCTGGCGGAGCCGTATGGGGCACACTACGCTCCGGTGCCTGTGTTTCAAATGTCCCCATGCTGTACATGATCGGCCTTATTGAGGCCACCCCAGAACAGCGCGACTTTGTTTATGAAGCTTGGATGCATAAAGGCCACATGCTGGAGTTAAAACCTAACGATGCCACCCTGCGCCGTGCCCCCACGGGAGCCCAAGGCGGCAATGTCTCCTTCAAAGGCCGTGACCTCGCAGGCGATGGTTTTTCCGGCATCGCCCACCGTGGCATCGAGATGCAGCGCATCTATCCCATGGCAGACCGCGCCGGCGTTCATCGGCATTTATTTGGTGAGACGAATCTGAAAAAGGCAGATCCCGCCACCGCACTGGACAAACTGGTCGCTCGCTTTGCCCGCCGCGCGTTCCGTCGTCCGGTGACCGATGAACAACTGGCCCCTTACCTGAACATGGGGCGCCAGGCTCTAGCCTCGGGCAACTCTTTAACAGACTCCTTGTTAGTCGCTTACCGCACCATTTTGTGTTCTCCTCGCTTTCTTACTTTCATTGAAGCCCCCGGTGAGCTCGAAGCCTACGCCCTTGCTTCTCGCCTTAGCTACACCTTCTGGCTCAGCCAGCCAGACAACTCCCTGTTAAAGTTAGCCGCCGATGGCCACCTTAAGCAACCGGAGGTCCTCGCTCAACAGGTGGAGCGCATGCTGGCAGATCCCAAGGCAAGCCGCTTCATCCGCAGCTTCACTGACCAGTGGCTCAAACTTTCCAAAATGGACTTCACCTCTCCTGACTCCCGGCTCTACCCCACCTACGATGCTGTGGTGCAGGAATCCATGCTGCAAGAGACTCGCACCTACGTCACCGAGCTTGTACAAAAAGATCTCTCCGTCACTCACTTGGTGGACTCGGATTTCACATTCCTCAATGGTCGTCTCGCCCGCCACTACCAAGTCGCCGCTGAAGTGACACCAGGCCGTGGTCTGCAAAAAATTTCACTGACTAACTCAAAGGATGTCAACAGAGGCGGTCTGCTCACTCAGGGCGCTATTCTCAAAGTCACTGCAGATGGCACCACCACCTCTCCGGTTATTCGCGGGGTCTTTGTCAATGAGCGCCTACTAGGCCAGCACATTCCCCCGCCGCCGCCTGACATCCCCGCCATCGAGCCAGACATCCGTGGAGCCACGTCCATTCGCGACCAGTTGGAAAAACACCGCTCCAACGAATCTTGCAACTCCTGCCACGCCACCATTGATCCGCCCGGCTTCGTTTTGGAAAACTTTGATCCCGTCGGTATCTGGCGCGAGCGCTACGGCCTCCGTGGCAAAGGTGTGCCTGTTGTAGCCTCTGGAACGACTCCCAAAGGTGATCTCTTTACCGACCTGAAAAGCTGGCAGCAGATCTACCTTCACAAACCAGAACAGCTTGCAGCCGGCTTCGTCGGCCAATTTCTCACCTACGCCACGGGTGCCCCCATCCGCTTTGGTGACCGCCCTGCCGTAAAGGCCATCGTCACCCAGACTCAAGGCAAGAATTTCGGCCTTCGTTCGTTGATTCTAGAAGCCGTGAAGAGTCCCATCTTCACGCACAAGTAGTTCTTCCCCCCATGAACACAGCCTCCTTCACCACCCAGCGCCACCTCTCGCGCCGCGCCGTCTTGCGTGGCCTGGGCATTTCCTTGGGCCTACCTGTGCTAGAGGCAATGACACCTGCCTTTGCCGCCGTGCCGGAAACTCGCCAAGCCAAACGTTTCGTCGGCATCAGCCTCGCTCTTGGTTTGCACAATCCTCACCTCGTGCCCGAAACTGCTGGCCGTGATTACAAGCCCTCGCAGTACCTGCAATCCTTGCAGGACATTCGCCAGGACTTCACCGTCATCTCTGGGTCTTCTCATCCCGGTGTCTCCGGCGGCCACACCGCAGAGGGCAGCATCTTTTCTGCCTGCCCTAACCAACGTGGGGCCACCTCCCGCAACACCATTTCCTTAGACCAACTGATGGCCAAACAACTGGGCCACGAAACGCGTTTCCCCTCCCTGGTACTCAATACCAACAGCCAGAGCAGCCCTGCCTACACGGAGAATGGAGCCATGATTCCGGCAGAGAACAATGCGATGAAGCTCTTCGCCAAACTTTTTGTTAACGACAATGCTGCCGAGCAGGAGCGGCAGACCGAGCTGATCCGCCGTGGGCGCAGCGTCATGGACGTCGTCGGCGCCGAGGCCAAGACTCTCATGCGTGAAGTCGGTTCTGGAGACCGGGACAAACTGGACGCCTGGTTCACCAGCGTGCGAGACCTGGAGCAGCGCCTCATCGCCAATGAGGAATGGATCCGCAAACCCAAGCCCAAGGTCAATGCCAAAGCCCCCACTCAGATTCCGCGCGACAACGAGGTAGCGGTGGAGCGCATTTACCTGGACATCATTCATCTGGCCCTCGCTACAGACTCTACCCGCTTTGTCACCCTGCATGTGACGGGCAATGCCGTGACTGGCCTGGATGGTGTGGATGAAAGCTACCACGGCCTCAGCCACCATGGGATGAACGAGGAAAAGTTGCGACAACTCGCTATCGTGGAACAAGGCATGATCAACGAATGGGGAGGCTTCCTTCGCCGGCTCAAGGCGGACTCCATGCTGGATGAAACCATGGTCCTCATGACTTCCAATTTGGGGAATGCCTCCAGCCACGACAACAAGAACATGCCTGTGCTTTTCGCCGGAGGCGGCTTCAAACACGGTCAGCATCTTGCCTTCGACCAGAAGAATAACTATCCGCTGCCTAACCTCTACCTCAGCACCCTACACCGCCTCGGCCTGCAGGAGGAATCTTTCGCCACCAGCACAGGTGGCATGGATGGACTCATTTAGATTCTAGCTCACCGCAGGTACGCCTTCAACAGATTCGGCCGCGCTTACCTTCGCGCCGGGATTTTCAGCAGCGCAGGTTTCATCAAACCAGCTTTTCCATCCTTCGGTAATTTCCAGCCAGGCCCAGCTTTCTAGCATGGGGAAGAGCTTTAGCATGTTACTACGCCTCAGCATGAAACCAGGGATGAGGCAGCGCCGAGAACGATTGGTTTTACCCAGTTCCCCCACCCGACGTCGGCGACGGGCGATCTTCGCAAACCTCCGGTTATAAGTGCTCATCAGCGCGGAAAAAAGGCGGCCTGAAGGAGGTGAAAAGGGCGGGGCAAACAAAGCTTCCTCCCCATGGTTAAAAGGCACCTCCACAACGCCCCAATAGTAAAGCCCCAAGTCTAGACGAAAGGCGAGGCTCATCAGATCAAACTCGCCCATGTATTCATACTTGTCCTTGTAAAGAGATTCGAACCAACGGCGATGACTCACACTGAAATCACGATTGTATTTCATCAACCGCTCCACCATCGGCTTGCCCTGGCGCTGCTCCGTGATCAGATTTGCTGCACTGCTGGTGGTGAAGGAGATCCAGTCCATGCCGGGGCTGTAAAAGGGATCCATGAATGCGGCCGCATCTCCCACCAGCACAAAACCATCCCCCGCAAAAGTGGTGCTGTAATAGGCCAAGTTCCGTCTCAGGTGCATGTCCTCATCCTGGTATTCCGCATCCACCAGCATCTCACGTCCCACCGGATGTTTTATCAAAAAAGCCTTGAGCCGATCTCCGATCTTTCCCCCTTCGGAAGGAAACTCGACGAGGCGTTGATCAAAGACGATTCCCACGCTCACATCCCCGCCTTTCAGCGGGATCCACCAGCTCCACCAGCCATCGCCAATGATGTGGTTCGTCGCTGTGTTGCGGATTCCATACACAGCCCGTGACCACTCGGGATATTTTAGGGCCAGTTCGCGACTGTCCCAATCTTTCACACCTTTCCAGCGGGACCATACTGCTGCAGTGGGATGCTCCGCGTTGGACTTCCACCAACCGTTCTTCCTTGCCAGCACCGCAGCGAGGCCTGAGGCATCCACCAACCAACGGGTACTCAGTGTCCGTGACTGCCCCTCATGCTTCATCTCCAGCGTCTGTAAGCCGCCTTCATTGAGCTGCACATTAGAAACAGTCGCCGGGCGGATCAACTCCGCCCCGGCCAAGCAGGCACGGCGCAGCACCTCTTCATCAAAGGTGGAGCGATCAAGCTGATAGGAAGGAATGCGCGAAAGATACTTCGCCCCTAGTTCGCTGGCCTCGGAGACATTCGTCACCTCCTCATTTTCGAACCAGAAGCGCAGTCCCTGCTTCACTAAATGGTTCTCATTCAGGTAATGCGTCAACCCCAACACCCGCCCCATGAAGTAAGCACTGATCTCCACCGTCGCTTCACCGACACGCCGCGTCAGTTTGGCCGATTTCTCGATGATCAAAAGCCTGATTCCCGGATTGTGCCGGAGCAAAAGTGTCGCCGTCGCTGCACCAGAAAGAGCACCGCCGATGACAATGACATCGTAGGTGGAGGAGTCGCCCGCAGGCTTGTCATTCGCGTTGTTCACAGAGAATAAATTTATTAAATGCAGTTAGGCCCCAGAGATGATTTCTTCATGTGCTCCCCTAACCCGAGTCTTTCGAGCTGGAAGCACCTAAATGGATTAGTGACACCCCGATGTGGTGACGAGGGAACTGCTTCCGCTCCAGCAGGACCAGACGGAGGCCCGCCCCAGCAAAGATAGCTGTAGAACGGTCTCCCTCAGGTCCTCCACCGATGACAATCACATCGTAGTTAGTGCTCATCAGCTTCAGATAAGACCAGAAACCACCATGCTTAAAATACGTTTTAAGCATCATCATGATGCCATTCAGGCATCATAAAAACCACGAAACCTAGGTTCTCTCATTGCACATTTTGAACACCCGAACGATTCTGAAGAAGACCGAAGATAACCAAAAGTGCATTCATGACTCAAGCCTCCTCCTGCCGCATTCAAGACACCGCATGGGATGTCATCATCATCGGCGGGGGACCTGCAGGATCCACAGCCGCCACCACTCTGGCGAAGGCTAGTAGGCGTGTTTTGGTCCTAGAAAAAGCAAAGTTTCCACGCTTCCACGTGGGGGAATCTCTCCTTCCTTAC includes these proteins:
- a CDS encoding tryptophan 7-halogenase, with product MNNANDKPAGDSSTYDVIVIGGALSGAATATLLLRHNPGIRLLIIEKSAKLTRRVGEATVEISAYFMGRVLGLTHYLNENHLVKQGLRFWFENEEVTNVSEASELGAKYLSRIPSYQLDRSTFDEEVLRRACLAGAELIRPATVSNVQLNEGGLQTLEMKHEGQSRTLSTRWLVDASGLAAVLARKNGWWKSNAEHPTAAVWSRWKGVKDWDSRELALKYPEWSRAVYGIRNTATNHIIGDGWWSWWIPLKGGDVSVGIVFDQRLVEFPSEGGKIGDRLKAFLIKHPVGREMLVDAEYQDEDMHLRRNLAYYSTTFAGDGFVLVGDAAAFMDPFYSPGMDWISFTTSSAANLITEQRQGKPMVERLMKYNRDFSVSHRRWFESLYKDKYEYMGEFDLMSLAFRLDLGLYYWGVVEVPFNHGEEALFAPPFSPPSGRLFSALMSTYNRRFAKIARRRRRVGELGKTNRSRRCLIPGFMLRRSNMLKLFPMLESWAWLEITEGWKSWFDETCAAENPGAKVSAAESVEGVPAVS
- a CDS encoding RNA polymerase sigma factor — encoded protein: MPSSEISDETLLQRAGAGDMRAFETLYDRYSPRLLGLMRQMLGDEREAEDVLQEGFLYLWDHARDYDVSRSRAFTWTVMIFRHKAIDRMRALGRRLRLNETAAIEQATLDAPGTRGDDTMQMKERQKQVHAALLALPGEQRQLIEFAFLKGLTHQAIAEDLQLPLGTVKTHIRRGLLKLRDLMKGGLA
- a CDS encoding SUMF1/EgtB/PvdO family nonheme iron enzyme, giving the protein MLAHRPLTSAFLALAAMPGLTAAAATKVDFNTQVKPILEAACTHCHGVDKDKGDFRLHTKEDMIKGNENGPGLTAGDLKKSAIYTTLILPAEDEMVMPPSKEGLLAANQIEVIKNWIEQGAEWPAGVTLEVKPRIDFVKHIQPILEQNCVSCHNPEKDKGDYILSTKKEAFESGENAPNIVAFDLAKSALYHLTTLGADEDDLMPPAKSGGPLKKEEIAMLKGWIEQGAVWPEGVTLKAKEKGAAPTNNPDTMELVKKIHAKIVATAQEKAEADMKSYDAKVPKTGAPYSMVAIKSGEFLMGSPAGEANRADDEGPQVKVQIKPFWIGKYEVTWDEYEPFQLTAEGRNKDGSRKVWSPNDKPEDLISQPTPPYQPMDFGMGRNGFPAICMTQHAANKYCQWLSAQTGHFYRLPTEAEWEYAARAGTTTAYFFGDDPKDLGEYAWYFDNAPNFQYSTVGKKKPNPWGLYDIYGNVCEWTLDQYNEGTYKSLSNGAVGNKWVPSKTPYPHTARGGTYDDDAEFLRSASRRASEPAWKQQDPQLPKSIWYLTDATWLGFRIVRPLEIPTVEEMYSAWNNGVARE
- a CDS encoding DUF1592 domain-containing protein — its product is MSPRFYVLFSAVLFLHSLHAAPAPPPAPVAKFLDQHCVECHDDDVQKGGLNLQAVNFDLKNQETLRRWVRVFDRVHEGEMPPKKSEKPDTSAVKTFLTTLQGDLSRADQEETVTLGRVRSRRLTRVEYEHTIHDLLGIDIPLKDLLPEDPESHGFATVADGQQLSHHQLARYLDVADLALGEACERVLKGDSKFNKSFTPDQLAEVTRGNYRGPESRGGRSLSWPITLQFFGKMTATTVPEDGWYRITVHGVESINPGPGGAVWGTLRSGACVSNVPMLYMIGLIEATPEQRDFVYEAWMHKGHMLELKPNDATLRRAPTGAQGGNVSFKGRDLAGDGFSGIAHRGIEMQRIYPMADRAGVHRHLFGETNLKKADPATALDKLVARFARRAFRRPVTDEQLAPYLNMGRQALASGNSLTDSLLVAYRTILCSPRFLTFIEAPGELEAYALASRLSYTFWLSQPDNSLLKLAADGHLKQPEVLAQQVERMLADPKASRFIRSFTDQWLKLSKMDFTSPDSRLYPTYDAVVQESMLQETRTYVTELVQKDLSVTHLVDSDFTFLNGRLARHYQVAAEVTPGRGLQKISLTNSKDVNRGGLLTQGAILKVTADGTTTSPVIRGVFVNERLLGQHIPPPPPDIPAIEPDIRGATSIRDQLEKHRSNESCNSCHATIDPPGFVLENFDPVGIWRERYGLRGKGVPVVASGTTPKGDLFTDLKSWQQIYLHKPEQLAAGFVGQFLTYATGAPIRFGDRPAVKAIVTQTQGKNFGLRSLILEAVKSPIFTHK
- a CDS encoding DUF1552 domain-containing protein, whose amino-acid sequence is MNTASFTTQRHLSRRAVLRGLGISLGLPVLEAMTPAFAAVPETRQAKRFVGISLALGLHNPHLVPETAGRDYKPSQYLQSLQDIRQDFTVISGSSHPGVSGGHTAEGSIFSACPNQRGATSRNTISLDQLMAKQLGHETRFPSLVLNTNSQSSPAYTENGAMIPAENNAMKLFAKLFVNDNAAEQERQTELIRRGRSVMDVVGAEAKTLMREVGSGDRDKLDAWFTSVRDLEQRLIANEEWIRKPKPKVNAKAPTQIPRDNEVAVERIYLDIIHLALATDSTRFVTLHVTGNAVTGLDGVDESYHGLSHHGMNEEKLRQLAIVEQGMINEWGGFLRRLKADSMLDETMVLMTSNLGNASSHDNKNMPVLFAGGGFKHGQHLAFDQKNNYPLPNLYLSTLHRLGLQEESFATSTGGMDGLI
- a CDS encoding glutathione peroxidase translates to MKTLLTFLSMISLAVSAADLQSIPLKTIDGKEASLKEYAGKVLLIVNVASECGYTSQYAGLQALHEKYAKDGFSVLGFPCNDFGGQEPGSEADIKNFCTSRYKVSFPMFAKVSITEGNKHPLFAALTSSSPVQWNFEKFLVGKDGQLIDRYGSDAEPEGGEIEAALKTALSK
- a CDS encoding anti-sigma factor domain-containing protein — protein: MDEQQEELAALNALHALDESEQSALEISRTRDSELDDLASELELTVAELAALAPAIRPPAALKASIMAQVKERARVQKLVKSRPVSSSRMQPLAWGIAATLAAGCFWLWNERTQLAQQVAAMTEVEAEARQQLIRVRDERDALDEKNAKSVEQMVQLATQLEGMRESSQITQQQLVSLTKEISDLRKKDAFAQVQIASLQSTVAAYKEGVAVVVWDSEKHQGLLKLEKMPPVESGKDYQLWVVDPKNPTPVNAGVVQLDGQGFAKVEFKPVEEVSSAAKFALSVEREGGVAKNEGPIILIGP